The nucleotide window GATCGGCAACAGCGTGGCGACCGCGGTGATCGCGAAGTGGGAGGCACGGCGTGCCGGCGCGCGGGCGAGCGAGGGCGCGCAGTTCGAGCAGTTGCAAGGCGAGGCCTGAACCCTCCGGAACCCGCACCATGAAAGTATCGACGACGGATTCTGCCCGGCGCTCGTTCGGCATCATCGGCGGCCTCGGGCCGCTCGCCGGGGCCGACATCTTTTTCAAACTTGTCAAGGCAACGCCCGCACGCAGCGACGCCGAGCATTTCGATGTGGTGTTCGAGCAGCACCCGTTTCCGAATGCAGGCGGCTCGCGCGCCGCGACGACCGAACGCAAGCTATACATCTTCGACATGATTCGCAACTTCGAGAAGCGCGGCATTACGACTGCGGTGCTGCCGTGCTTTCTCAGTCACAGTTTTATCGATCAGTTGCAGGAAAATGCGTCGCTGCAGATCGTCGACATGCTCGACGGACTGCGCGGGCACGTCAGGCGACGCTATCCGTTGGTACGGCGAATCGGTGTACTGACCTCCGACTATTTGCGTGATGTGCGGCTGTTCGAGAGGTATTTCACGCCGCCCGAATTCGACGTGCTGCATCCGCGCGTGCGGCAGGCGGCTGCGATGGACGATGTGACGGGCGCGGTTTATGGAGCCGACGGCATCAAGGCGGGCAATCTGAGCGGCAGACCGATCGAGTTGTTACGCGCCGCGTGCGCCGATCTGATTGCCCAGGGTGCCGAACTGATCCTGCCCGGACTCACCGAGATCCCGCTCGTCGCCGATCAGCTCGGCACGCTCGGCGTTCCGCTCCTGGATTCGAACCAGGTCTATGCGCACTATGCGGCGAACGGTCACTACGACAGCCGTGCACGTGTCTTCAAGGTTGGCGTGGTGGGCGGCGTCGGACCGGCGGCCACGGTGGATTTCATGCACAAGATCGTGCGCAACACCCCTGCTTCGCGCGACCAGGACCATATCAAGCTGCTGGTCGAGCAGAATCCGCAGATTCCGGATCGCACCGAGAATCTGATCGGCGACGGGCCCGATCCGACGGTCTCGCTCTATGCGACATGCAAGAAGCTCGAAGCGGGCGATGCGGACATTATCGCAATTCCCTGCAATACGGCGCACGCCTACGTCGAGCGCATTCAACCGTATCTGAGCGTGCCGATCGCGAATATGCTGACGGTAACCGTCGAATACTTGCGCAGTTCGTTTCCCGCGCTGCGCGAGGTGGGTCTGCTCGCGACTAGCGGCACGATCGCGAGCGGCGTCTATCAGAAAGCGTTCGAGGCCTGCGGGCTGACCCAGGTGGTGCCGGGTCCGGCGCTGCAGGCCCGCGTAATGAACGCGATCTACGGTCCGCGC belongs to Paraburkholderia sp. SOS3 and includes:
- a CDS encoding aspartate/glutamate racemase family protein, producing the protein MKVSTTDSARRSFGIIGGLGPLAGADIFFKLVKATPARSDAEHFDVVFEQHPFPNAGGSRAATTERKLYIFDMIRNFEKRGITTAVLPCFLSHSFIDQLQENASLQIVDMLDGLRGHVRRRYPLVRRIGVLTSDYLRDVRLFERYFTPPEFDVLHPRVRQAAAMDDVTGAVYGADGIKAGNLSGRPIELLRAACADLIAQGAELILPGLTEIPLVADQLGTLGVPLLDSNQVYAHYAANGHYDSRARVFKVGVVGGVGPAATVDFMHKIVRNTPASRDQDHIKLLVEQNPQIPDRTENLIGDGPDPTVSLYATCKKLEAGDADIIAIPCNTAHAYVERIQPYLSVPIANMLTVTVEYLRSSFPALREVGLLATSGTIASGVYQKAFEACGLTQVVPGPALQARVMNAIYGPRGVKAGLTEGECVNDVRAAVDALIDRGVEVIVLGCTELPLLLAQGEHVSESGRTAWLADPTDILAKCCVAYARGAASPDRVFPLVGADAIAR